The Polyodon spathula isolate WHYD16114869_AA chromosome 13, ASM1765450v1, whole genome shotgun sequence genome includes a region encoding these proteins:
- the LOC121326122 gene encoding endonuclease/exonuclease/phosphatase family domain-containing protein 1-like, with protein sequence MGQSLSCYNPGGKTSRRPLKNKRQLSAACNFADLLGPGRVDLNRASEEELMTLHGVGRTLARDIVAYRTRIGGFRKVEDLALVTGVGATRMAQMKSEVFVGEPGSAPNLFSLDLLSSTRVDINRASLGQIQGLAGVTEEVAQGILFHRTMHGPFRRAEDLGNVKGVDPALLPRLLLQITVGCPRLASTYPDLRSEGLGQPNAAASFHSLREVDMGIPLGWVVPVRPLSQPFSGVHNGRPVLRVASWNLREFSTEKAQNPGVREVICRTLLENGIQLLAVQEVLQEEALEKVCLELENPSTVGVREWPGDRGTWRYVLMDAPQGQETQEVERVAFLWDCSSGLELLQAVAMETQREGMSGPHSQPLLGSFKMGTLEFSLINLHLRPDSPAMTGQPTQASLDLLKLEPLKPFLQDLFKKALLTLGHLGLSPDASEFAVLREQQLEPLVPADCSTELTRCGEEGEGSLQNIWASHTARDSYTGRWGVIRLGLSSPWIPDGWSWGGIVSTHCPVWVELYMK encoded by the exons ATGGGACAATCCCTGAGCTGCTACAATCCTGGAGGCAAGACGTCTCGGCGGCCACTGAAGAACAAGCGCCAGCTGAGTGCAGCATGTAACTTTGCGGACCTTCTCGGGCCGGGTCGTGTGGACCTGAATCGGGCCTCAGAGGAAGAGCTGATGACCCTGCACGGGGTGGGTCGCACCCTGGCCCGGGACATTGTGGCTTACCGGACCCGAATCGGGGGCTTCCGCAAGGTGGAGGACCTGGCACTGGTCACTGGAGTGGGCGCCACCAGGATGGCACAAATGAAATCCGAAGTGTTTGTTGGGGAGCCAGGGTCGGCCCCTAACCTGTTCAGCCTGGACCTCCTCTCCTCCACTAGAGTAGACATCAACAGGGCATCGCTGGGACAAATCCAGGGGCTGGCTGGGGTAACTGAAGAGGTTGCCCAGGGGATCTTGTTCCACCGGACCATGCACGGGCCTTTCAGGAGGGCTGAGGATCTTGGCAATGTCAAGGGTGTCGACCCTGCCTTACTCCCCCGCCTCCTACTCCAAATCACTGTGGGGTGCCCCCGGCTTGCCTCAACTTACCCAGACTTGCGGAGTGAGGGTCTGGGCCAGCCCAATGCAGCCGCCTCTTTCCACAGCCTCCGGGAGGTGGATATGGGGATCCCCCTGGGCTGGGTAGTCCCTGTGCGGCCGCTCTCCCAGCCCTTCTCTGGGGTGCACAATGGCAGGCCTGTGTTGCGGGTGGCCAGCTGGAACCTGAGAGAGTTCAGCACAGAGAAAGCTCAGAACCCTGGGGTGCGCGAGGTGATATGCAGGACACTGCTGGAGAATGG GATCCAGCTGCTGGCCGTACAAGAGGTTTTACAAGAAGAAGCTCTTGAGAAG GTTTGTCTGGAGCTGGAGAATCCCAGCACTGTGGGTGTACGTGAGTGGCCAGGGGACAGGGGGACCTGGCGTTATGTTCTGATGGATGCTCCCCAGGGACAAGAGACTCAG GAAGTAGAAAGAGTGGCCTTCCTGTGGGACTGCAGTTCTGGGTTAGAGTTGCTCCAAGCCGTCGCCATGGAGACCCAAAGAGAAGGAATGAGTGGGCCGCACAGCCAGCCCCTGCTGGGGAGCTTCAAG ATGGGAACTCTAGAATTCAGCCTCATCAACCTGCATCTGAGGCCTGACTCCCCGGCCATGACTGGACAGCCTACACAAGCCTCCCTGGACCTGCTGAAACTGGAACCTCTGAAGCCCTTCCTTCAAG ATTTGTTTAAGAAGGCGCTGCTGACTTTGGGTCACTTGGGTCTGAGCCCGGATGCCAGTGAGTTTGCTGTGCTGAGGGAGCAACAGCTGGAGCCCCTGGTCCCTGCTGACTGTTCAACTGAGCTGACGAGATGTGGCGAGGAGGGGGAAGGTTCACTGCAAAACATTTGGGCCAGTCACACAGCACGGGACTCTTACACAG GTCGGTGGGGAGTGATCCGATTGGGTCTGAGCAGTCCCTGGATCCCTGACGGATGGTCCTGGGGAGGCATAGTGTCCACTCACTGCCCAGTGTGGGTGGAGCTTTACATGAAGTAG